One window of the Labilibaculum sp. genome contains the following:
- a CDS encoding Crp/Fnr family transcriptional regulator, producing MLFQQLSQSPVFRGISPDEMENLLIDSQYQIKKFSKGDMLAFREDRCENLMIVLKGSVKGEMLDPSGKSIKIEDIMAPYPIASAFLFGQRNQFPVNVTANEEVEVFYLSKTSVIEMFQKNKVFLTNYLNSISNRSQFLANKLMFLNFKTIKGKLANYILKLSAPDKTEITLPKSQAEMALFFGVTRPSFARSLKEMEQEGLIETNRREIKILNKQQLIRLLQQ from the coding sequence ATGCTATTTCAACAACTTTCTCAATCACCCGTTTTCAGAGGAATTTCTCCTGACGAAATGGAAAATTTGCTGATCGACTCACAATATCAGATTAAGAAATTTTCGAAAGGTGACATGCTTGCCTTTCGGGAAGATCGTTGCGAAAATTTAATGATTGTTTTAAAAGGAAGTGTGAAAGGAGAAATGCTTGATCCTTCCGGGAAAAGTATTAAGATAGAAGATATAATGGCTCCCTATCCAATTGCATCAGCATTTTTATTCGGACAGAGAAATCAATTTCCGGTAAACGTAACGGCAAATGAAGAGGTAGAAGTATTCTATCTATCCAAAACCTCGGTTATTGAAATGTTTCAAAAAAATAAGGTATTTCTGACCAATTACTTAAATTCTATATCGAATAGAAGTCAGTTTTTAGCCAACAAGCTGATGTTCCTAAACTTTAAAACCATAAAAGGCAAGTTGGCCAATTATATTCTTAAACTATCGGCTCCGGATAAAACCGAAATTACCTTACCAAAATCTCAGGCAGAAATGGCTCTGTTTTTTGGAGTTACCCGTCCTTCTTTTGCCCGAAGCTTAAAAGAAATGGAACAGGAAGGTTTAATTGAAACCAACAGAAGAGAAATAAAAATTCTAAATAAGCAACAACTCATCCGGCTTTTGCAACAATAG
- a CDS encoding FprA family A-type flavoprotein, translated as MHNRNNITDKIFWVGTNDRRTHLFENYWPLPKGVAYNSYVIVDEKTAIVDTVEKGTMDEYLDNIAEVLDGRKADYLIINHMEPDHSGSIRSLVERYPEMKIVGNKKTFPMLERFYGIKENLLEVQEGDQIDLGEHKLDFYMVPMLHWPETMVTFEATQGILFSGDAFGAFGTLDGGIFDDELDLDYLDEEISRYYSNIVGKYGRPTQNALKKLGGLEIKMICATHGPIWRSHVADIVAKYDKWSQYKTDEGCVIVYSSMYGNTEKMADNIARQLVKKGIKKVRIHDSSKTHPSYIINDIFKYRGVILGSCAYNGDVFPTMETLINELEHMAIKDHVLGVFGSKSWGGGGLKRLNKFAEEIKWETIEATPEALCAPNSEDFDQCEALAEGMASRLKELYK; from the coding sequence ATGCACAATAGAAACAACATTACTGACAAAATTTTCTGGGTAGGAACAAATGACCGAAGGACTCACTTATTTGAAAACTACTGGCCATTACCAAAAGGTGTAGCATATAACTCCTATGTTATCGTTGATGAAAAAACAGCCATTGTAGATACCGTTGAAAAAGGTACTATGGATGAATATTTGGATAACATTGCTGAGGTATTGGATGGTCGCAAAGCAGATTATTTGATCATTAACCATATGGAACCTGATCATTCAGGATCTATTCGTTCTTTGGTTGAGCGATATCCTGAAATGAAAATAGTAGGAAACAAAAAAACCTTTCCGATGTTGGAGCGTTTCTATGGAATCAAAGAAAATCTACTTGAGGTTCAGGAAGGTGATCAAATTGACCTGGGAGAACACAAATTAGACTTCTATATGGTTCCGATGCTGCATTGGCCGGAAACCATGGTTACTTTTGAAGCCACACAAGGAATTTTATTTTCGGGTGATGCGTTTGGTGCCTTTGGAACTTTGGATGGTGGTATTTTCGATGATGAGTTGGATTTGGATTATTTGGATGAAGAAATCAGCCGTTACTATTCCAATATTGTTGGAAAGTATGGTCGTCCAACTCAAAATGCATTGAAGAAATTAGGTGGATTGGAGATCAAAATGATTTGTGCAACCCACGGACCAATTTGGAGAAGTCACGTAGCCGATATCGTTGCCAAATACGACAAATGGAGTCAGTATAAAACCGATGAAGGTTGTGTAATCGTATATTCTTCGATGTATGGAAATACCGAAAAAATGGCTGATAACATTGCCCGACAATTGGTTAAAAAAGGAATAAAGAAAGTTCGTATTCACGATTCTTCAAAAACACATCCATCTTATATCATCAACGATATATTTAAATACCGAGGTGTTATTTTAGGTAGTTGTGCATACAATGGTGATGTATTTCCTACTATGGAAACCCTGATTAATGAATTGGAACACATGGCCATTAAAGATCACGTTCTAGGTGTATTCGGTTCCAAATCATGGGGAGGCGGCGGATTAAAACGCCTGAATAAATTTGCCGAAGAAATTAAATGGGAAACTATTGAAGCTACACCGGAAGCTCTTTGTGCTCCTAACTCTGAAGATTTCGATCAATGCGAAGCTTTGGCTGAAGGAATGGCAAGCCGATTAAAAGAACTTTACAAATAG
- a CDS encoding pyridoxal phosphate-dependent aminotransferase — protein sequence MLKVSDRIAGMEVSPTLAMSQKSREMKALGIDVINLSVGEPDFDTPDHIKKAAQKAIDDNYSHYSPVPGYVELRQAVVSKLKRENNLEYTVDQIVVSNGAKQSITNVILSIINEGDEVIIPSPYWVSYSEIVKLAGGINIFVYAPIEQDFKITPEQLEAAITPKTKAFLFSSPSNPTGSLYSKEELRALADVFVKYPDITILSDEIYEHINYVGAHESIAQFENIFDRVVVINGVSKGYAMTGWRIGYIAAPLWIAKACNKLQGQMTSGASSIAQIASVAALDGDQSTTVAMREAFHKRRDLALEQIREVPGFETREPNGAFYLFPKVSQLFGKANGSHTINNSTDLSLFLLEDANVATVTGEAFGSPECLRLSYATSEEQMAEAICRIKASVEKLK from the coding sequence ATGTTGAAAGTTTCGGATCGTATTGCAGGAATGGAAGTATCTCCAACTCTTGCTATGTCTCAAAAAAGTAGAGAAATGAAAGCTCTCGGGATTGATGTTATCAATCTGAGTGTAGGTGAACCAGATTTTGATACTCCTGATCACATTAAGAAGGCAGCACAAAAGGCTATTGATGATAATTATTCTCATTATTCGCCGGTTCCTGGTTATGTAGAGTTGCGTCAGGCAGTGGTGAGTAAGCTAAAACGAGAAAATAATTTGGAATACACTGTTGATCAAATTGTTGTTTCAAATGGAGCGAAGCAATCCATAACCAACGTTATTTTGAGTATTATAAATGAAGGAGATGAAGTAATCATTCCTTCGCCTTATTGGGTAAGTTACAGCGAGATTGTAAAATTAGCTGGAGGGATTAATATATTTGTATATGCACCAATCGAACAGGATTTTAAAATTACTCCTGAACAATTGGAAGCAGCGATTACTCCAAAAACAAAAGCTTTTTTATTCAGTTCGCCAAGCAATCCTACAGGAAGTTTATATTCAAAAGAGGAATTAAGAGCACTTGCAGATGTTTTTGTGAAATATCCTGATATTACAATTCTTTCAGATGAAATTTATGAGCACATCAATTACGTTGGTGCTCACGAAAGCATTGCTCAATTTGAAAATATCTTTGATCGGGTAGTAGTAATTAATGGTGTTTCTAAAGGTTATGCTATGACTGGATGGAGGATTGGCTACATTGCGGCTCCATTATGGATTGCAAAAGCTTGTAACAAGTTACAGGGCCAGATGACATCAGGTGCATCTTCGATTGCTCAAATTGCTTCTGTTGCCGCTTTAGATGGTGATCAGTCAACAACTGTTGCCATGAGAGAAGCATTTCACAAAAGAAGAGATTTAGCTTTGGAACAAATTCGAGAAGTACCTGGTTTCGAAACTCGTGAGCCAAATGGTGCATTTTATCTGTTTCCTAAAGTTTCTCAATTATTTGGGAAAGCAAATGGAAGTCATACCATTAACAATTCTACAGATTTAAGTTTATTTTTGTTGGAAGATGCCAATGTTGCAACTGTAACCGGTGAGGCATTCGGATCTCCTGAATGTTTGCGATTGTCTTATGCCACCAGCGAAGAGCAAATGGCAGAAGCTATCTGTCGAATAAAAGCATCGGTAGAGAAATTGAAATAA
- a CDS encoding DEAD/DEAH box helicase: MISFDDIKISKQIRMALDEAGFEKPTEIQEKVFSPIRAGKDVIGIAQTGTGKTLAYLMPILMKLNYAQGFDPRALIVVPTRELVLQVIETIELLSPYMNLRAVGVYGGVNINTQKEKLYAGIDIIVATPGRLMDIYMTRILKFTMIKTLVVDEADKLMDLGFMPQLKAIFEIIPEVHQNLLFSATFSDTVAQLADDFLIAPERIEIAPQASTVENIHQIQYQAPNILSKIALLKHLLKDKEVFNKVMIFTETKKNADRIVDRLEDFLGEDLSVIHSNKAQNTRIKALNDFKEGRSRVLIASDVAARGIDIDNISHVINFDIPSNYVEYVHRVGRTGRAEKDGTAISFVNKGEEELMEQVEALIKKPIEIGVVPIEVVFTSQLLEDEKIQTRNIKIKNTIRLDLSSGAFHKKSAKNSKTPSGSKGRQKAIENKKRNRKKKSKK, translated from the coding sequence ATGATTTCATTTGACGACATCAAAATAAGCAAACAGATTAGAATGGCGCTTGACGAGGCGGGATTCGAGAAACCAACAGAAATACAAGAGAAGGTATTTTCCCCTATTCGTGCAGGTAAAGATGTAATTGGGATTGCTCAAACAGGAACAGGTAAAACCCTGGCCTATTTGATGCCGATTTTAATGAAATTAAACTACGCACAAGGATTTGATCCAAGAGCATTAATCGTTGTTCCTACCCGTGAATTGGTTTTACAGGTTATTGAAACAATTGAACTACTGTCTCCTTATATGAACCTTCGTGCTGTTGGGGTGTATGGCGGGGTGAACATCAATACTCAAAAGGAAAAATTGTATGCAGGTATCGATATCATTGTGGCAACTCCTGGTCGTTTAATGGATATCTACATGACCAGAATCCTGAAATTTACCATGATTAAAACCTTAGTGGTTGATGAAGCTGACAAATTGATGGATTTGGGTTTTATGCCTCAGTTAAAGGCGATTTTCGAAATTATTCCTGAAGTTCATCAGAACTTACTGTTCTCGGCAACATTCTCGGATACTGTTGCACAATTAGCTGATGATTTCCTGATTGCTCCGGAACGGATAGAAATTGCTCCACAGGCTTCCACTGTAGAAAACATTCATCAAATTCAATATCAGGCTCCAAATATTCTTAGTAAAATAGCTCTGCTTAAACATCTTTTAAAAGACAAAGAGGTATTTAACAAGGTGATGATATTTACCGAAACCAAGAAGAATGCGGATCGGATTGTGGATCGTCTGGAAGATTTTTTGGGCGAAGACCTAAGTGTGATTCACTCGAACAAAGCACAGAACACAAGGATTAAAGCTCTTAACGACTTTAAAGAAGGTCGGTCAAGAGTATTGATTGCTTCTGATGTGGCTGCCCGTGGTATCGATATTGATAACATCAGTCACGTGATCAACTTCGACATCCCCAGCAACTACGTTGAGTATGTTCACCGTGTAGGTCGTACCGGGCGTGCTGAAAAAGATGGTACTGCAATTAGCTTTGTAAATAAAGGCGAAGAGGAGTTGATGGAACAGGTAGAAGCTTTGATTAAAAAGCCTATTGAAATAGGTGTTGTTCCTATCGAAGTTGTATTTACAAGCCAATTGCTTGAAGATGAAAAAATACAAACCCGAAATATTAAAATTAAAAACACCATTCGTTTGGATTTATCCAGTGGGGCCTTTCATAAAAAATCAGCTAAAAATTCAAAGACTCCATCGGGTTCAAAAGGCCGCCAAAAGGCAATTGAGAATAAGAAACGAAACCGAAAGAAGAAATCTAAAAAATAA
- the htpG gene encoding molecular chaperone HtpG, protein MSTGKIGVTSNDLFPIIKKFLYSDHDIFLREIVSNAVDATQKLKTLASSGEFKGEVGELRVSVSIDKEAKTITISDNGIGMTQEEIEKYINQIAFSGAEEFMDKYKDQANAIIGHFGLGFYSSFMVSDKVDIISLSHKDGAEAVKWSCEGNPEYTLEKAEKADRGTDIVMHISEEEEAFLEESRIQELLNKYCKFLPVEIAFGKKKEWKDGKNVDTDEDNIINDTNPAWTKKPADLKEEDYSDFYRQLYPMGEDPLFHIHLNVDYPFNLTGVLYFPKIKNSVEIQKNKIQLYCNQVFVTDSVEGIVPEFLTMLHGVLDSPDIPLNVSRSYLQSDGNVKKIASHISKKVADSLNDIFKNDRADFEKKWDDLRIFIQYGMLTEDKFYDRSKKFMLFKNTEGKYFTIEEYEAIIKENQTDKDSNIITLYATDVDAQYTYIEAAKAKGYDVLVMDSQLDNHLINHLEQKTPTTKYVRVDSDIIEKLIQKDEVKASKFTQEQRNDLIPVFNSHLPSGKVNYIVAFEALGEEAQPLLITQSEFMRRMKDMAAMNAGMGFYGEMPDSFNLVVNSDHALIENILNDKDAKMGEKLAEVSAKLTPLFEEREQLDALKKDKKADEVPQEEKDKMAEVQKQISEVNAEKEALLKGYGKDNQLVKQLIDLALLANNMLKGEELAKFVKRSVDMIK, encoded by the coding sequence ATGTCAACAGGAAAAATTGGTGTTACCAGTAACGATCTGTTTCCAATTATTAAGAAGTTTTTGTACTCAGATCACGATATCTTTTTGCGTGAAATTGTTTCTAATGCAGTTGACGCAACTCAAAAATTGAAAACTTTAGCTTCTTCAGGAGAATTTAAGGGGGAAGTAGGAGAATTAAGAGTTTCTGTTAGTATTGATAAAGAAGCAAAGACGATTACTATTTCCGATAACGGTATTGGTATGACTCAGGAAGAGATTGAAAAATACATCAATCAGATTGCATTTTCGGGAGCTGAAGAGTTCATGGATAAATACAAAGATCAGGCGAATGCCATTATTGGTCATTTTGGATTGGGTTTTTACTCTTCGTTTATGGTATCCGATAAGGTGGATATTATTTCTCTTTCGCACAAAGACGGTGCCGAAGCAGTAAAGTGGAGCTGCGAAGGAAATCCTGAATATACTTTAGAGAAAGCAGAGAAAGCAGACCGTGGAACTGATATTGTGATGCACATTTCGGAAGAGGAAGAAGCCTTTTTGGAAGAGAGCCGTATTCAGGAATTGTTGAACAAATATTGTAAGTTTTTACCTGTAGAAATTGCTTTTGGAAAGAAAAAGGAATGGAAAGACGGGAAGAATGTTGATACCGACGAAGACAATATTATTAATGATACAAATCCTGCATGGACAAAGAAGCCTGCTGATTTGAAGGAGGAAGATTACAGCGATTTTTATCGCCAGTTGTATCCAATGGGCGAGGACCCATTGTTTCACATTCACCTGAATGTTGATTATCCTTTTAACCTGACCGGTGTACTGTATTTCCCGAAAATTAAGAACAGCGTAGAAATTCAAAAGAACAAAATTCAATTGTACTGCAATCAGGTGTTTGTTACCGATTCGGTGGAAGGAATTGTTCCTGAGTTCTTAACCATGCTTCATGGTGTGCTTGATTCTCCGGATATTCCATTGAACGTATCCCGTTCTTACTTGCAAAGTGATGGGAATGTAAAGAAAATTGCCAGCCATATCTCTAAAAAGGTTGCTGATAGCTTGAATGATATCTTCAAGAATGACCGTGCAGATTTTGAGAAAAAATGGGATGATTTGCGCATATTCATTCAGTACGGAATGTTAACTGAAGATAAATTCTACGATCGTTCCAAGAAATTCATGTTGTTTAAAAATACCGAAGGAAAGTATTTTACAATAGAAGAGTATGAGGCAATTATCAAGGAAAATCAGACAGATAAAGACAGCAACATCATTACTTTATATGCTACTGATGTAGATGCTCAGTATACTTACATTGAGGCTGCAAAAGCAAAAGGATATGATGTTTTGGTAATGGATAGTCAGTTAGACAATCACCTGATTAATCATTTGGAGCAAAAAACACCAACTACAAAATATGTTCGTGTCGATTCTGATATCATTGAAAAATTGATTCAAAAAGATGAGGTGAAAGCATCTAAGTTTACTCAGGAGCAAAGAAATGATTTGATTCCTGTTTTCAATTCTCATTTGCCATCGGGGAAAGTAAACTATATTGTAGCTTTTGAAGCGTTAGGAGAGGAAGCGCAGCCATTGCTGATTACCCAATCGGAATTTATGCGTCGTATGAAAGATATGGCAGCCATGAATGCGGGAATGGGGTTCTATGGTGAAATGCCTGATTCTTTTAATTTGGTTGTTAATTCGGATCATGCTTTAATTGAAAACATTCTGAACGATAAGGATGCTAAGATGGGCGAAAAGCTTGCTGAGGTTTCAGCAAAACTAACTCCATTATTCGAGGAAAGAGAGCAATTGGATGCTTTGAAAAAGGATAAGAAAGCGGATGAAGTTCCTCAGGAGGAAAAAGATAAAATGGCTGAGGTTCAGAAACAAATTTCTGAAGTGAATGCTGAAAAAGAGGCTTTGTTAAAAGGATATGGTAAGGACAATCAATTGGTGAAACAATTAATCGACTTGGCATTGCTTGCCAACAACATGCTGAAGGGCGAAGAGTTAGCTAAATTCGTAAAACGAAGTGTTGATATGATCAAGTAA
- a CDS encoding ABC transporter ATP-binding protein produces the protein MLEKSPSVISIHNLEKSYQNGRQSNKVLKGINIDIQPGQIIGYIGPNGAGKSTTVKILCGLLPDFDGDISILGYDLKTQPIEIKKRIGYIPENVALYDTLTPREYLQFVGELHGMVHDNINQKIGKLLNLFEMKAHADERLNSFSKGMRQKILIISGLIHNPDIIFMDEPLSGLDANSVIIVKEILTQLAREGKTIFYSSHIMDVVEKISDRIILIDNGNIVADGSFAELNSKDHTGSLEKLFTELTGTSDHSKKAEEIIHVFEN, from the coding sequence ATGTTGGAAAAATCACCTTCTGTTATCTCTATTCATAATTTAGAGAAAAGCTACCAAAATGGCAGACAATCGAATAAAGTATTAAAAGGAATTAATATTGACATTCAGCCAGGCCAAATTATCGGCTACATCGGACCCAATGGTGCTGGAAAATCAACGACAGTTAAAATATTATGTGGCTTACTTCCCGATTTTGACGGTGATATTAGCATTCTCGGATATGACCTTAAAACCCAACCGATCGAAATTAAAAAGCGAATTGGCTACATTCCTGAAAATGTGGCTTTGTATGACACGTTAACGCCAAGAGAATATCTTCAGTTTGTTGGTGAATTGCACGGAATGGTTCATGATAACATCAATCAAAAAATTGGGAAGCTTCTGAATTTATTTGAGATGAAAGCTCATGCCGATGAGCGCCTTAACTCCTTTTCGAAAGGAATGAGACAAAAAATATTAATCATTTCCGGTTTGATTCACAATCCGGATATCATATTTATGGATGAACCCTTATCAGGATTAGATGCCAACTCGGTGATAATCGTAAAAGAGATTCTTACGCAATTGGCCCGCGAGGGTAAAACCATTTTCTACAGTTCGCACATTATGGATGTAGTCGAGAAAATATCCGATCGGATTATTCTTATTGATAATGGAAATATTGTGGCCGATGGCAGTTTTGCAGAATTGAATTCAAAAGATCACACCGGATCCTTAGAAAAACTTTTCACCGAACTTACAGGTACTTCAGATCACAGTAAAAAAGCAGAAGAAATTATTCATGTATTTGAGAACTAA
- a CDS encoding DUF5686 and carboxypeptidase regulatory-like domain-containing protein, which yields MIKFTISLLLLLCSLLSNAQQITGTISDTDGNAIPFANIYSKELATGTTSNIDGQYQLALPQGEWELEYRYLGFKTKEAKVIINDKDVEMNVALAPQTYQLKEVKVLASGEDPAYYVMRKAIAMGDYYTKQISEYNNTVYLKGSGKITSVPRLLKKKLAKEDITEGMTFVTENISKIHFELPDKIEEEVISVRSSGLGEQANPMQFIKANLYDTKDDGFISPLDKTAFSVYKFQLESVFEDQGRMINRIKVTPRRKGKDLFRGFLNIAENFWNIHSADLKLNLPMTDIHMHQLYAPVSESVWMPVSFDFDVNFKGMGFGLDIIYVASIKDYQITLNPDLDHDYLKQQELTLNQEAESIRKLTNQQDSEILSVKEKKRKDEIQNLLEKDDMNNAEMRKLYRLMEKENQEKRAEKIKEPLEIKIDRLKIAKDAKDKDSLYWTQMRPIPLSEDEKTSFTKKDSIEIVRNTPEYKDSVRQANRKFKFKHVLFGKTYQYKEENSSLAIPGLFAFDKISYNTVQGFTFDAPFSYSKKDTLGHYFQLTSTPSYAFSRKHFDYSLSSRYRYNGLKRAWFGFKAGSKAVDFNEDSGINPMLNMITSLYYKDNHLKLYDKNYVNIWHETDLANGLNLHTELEYANRKQLYNTNKFYFTGPKNNAYTPNIPAGVNPELVRDNKALTFTAELEYTPHYRYTIKKGVKHMVSYHSQPTFSLLYKQGIKDVFDSETDYSLLEASVKQAFDVGFNDRINYCAKAGSFLSNKQSFFADYRHFNTSKPTVMFANKWDTFRLLDFYQHSTTEDYLEAHLQYTSDRFLLKQLPILNNSLAIQEKFFANYLTHADKKNYWEVGYGLSQIFLFMDVEVVWSFDGKNHRDTGIKLKFNL from the coding sequence ATGATCAAATTCACAATTAGTTTACTTCTCCTCTTATGCTCTTTACTGAGCAATGCTCAACAAATTACAGGTACAATATCCGATACGGATGGAAATGCAATTCCCTTCGCCAACATCTATAGTAAAGAGCTTGCCACCGGCACAACTTCAAATATCGACGGACAGTATCAATTGGCTCTTCCGCAAGGAGAATGGGAGCTCGAATACCGCTATTTGGGTTTTAAAACCAAAGAAGCAAAGGTGATAATTAATGACAAAGATGTGGAAATGAATGTTGCTTTGGCTCCTCAAACCTATCAACTAAAGGAGGTAAAAGTGTTGGCCAGCGGTGAGGATCCGGCTTACTATGTGATGCGAAAAGCAATTGCAATGGGCGATTATTACACCAAGCAAATCAGCGAATACAACAATACCGTATATTTAAAGGGATCTGGTAAAATTACCAGTGTGCCGAGGCTTTTAAAAAAGAAACTGGCCAAAGAAGATATTACAGAAGGGATGACTTTTGTAACGGAAAACATATCAAAAATTCACTTCGAGCTTCCCGATAAAATTGAAGAGGAAGTGATATCCGTCCGTTCATCGGGTTTAGGCGAGCAGGCCAACCCGATGCAGTTTATTAAGGCAAACTTATACGATACCAAGGACGATGGATTCATATCACCCTTGGATAAAACGGCATTTTCTGTCTATAAATTTCAGTTGGAATCGGTTTTTGAAGATCAGGGAAGAATGATCAACAGAATTAAGGTAACGCCCAGACGAAAAGGGAAAGATCTTTTTCGCGGATTCCTAAACATAGCCGAAAATTTCTGGAACATCCATTCTGCCGATTTAAAACTAAATCTTCCAATGACAGATATACACATGCATCAATTGTATGCGCCTGTTAGCGAAAGTGTATGGATGCCGGTAAGTTTCGATTTCGATGTGAATTTTAAAGGCATGGGATTTGGCTTGGATATAATTTATGTTGCTTCCATTAAGGATTATCAAATAACACTCAATCCTGATTTGGATCATGATTACCTAAAACAACAGGAACTGACTTTAAATCAGGAAGCTGAAAGCATCAGGAAATTAACTAATCAGCAAGATTCAGAAATACTATCCGTTAAAGAAAAAAAGCGGAAAGATGAAATCCAAAATCTTCTGGAAAAAGACGATATGAATAATGCGGAGATGCGAAAGTTATACCGATTGATGGAAAAAGAAAATCAGGAAAAGCGTGCAGAGAAAATTAAAGAGCCACTGGAAATCAAAATTGACAGACTGAAAATTGCTAAAGATGCCAAAGACAAAGATTCTTTATACTGGACTCAAATGAGACCCATTCCTTTATCGGAAGATGAGAAGACCAGTTTCACGAAAAAGGATTCGATCGAAATTGTTCGCAACACCCCGGAATACAAAGATTCTGTTCGTCAGGCAAATCGCAAATTTAAGTTCAAACATGTTTTGTTTGGTAAAACGTATCAGTACAAAGAAGAAAATTCTTCCCTTGCCATCCCAGGTCTTTTTGCTTTCGATAAGATTTCCTACAACACGGTTCAAGGCTTTACCTTCGATGCGCCTTTCTCCTATTCAAAAAAAGATACTTTGGGACATTATTTCCAATTAACATCAACTCCAAGCTATGCTTTTTCCAGAAAACATTTCGATTATTCATTGAGCAGCAGATATCGTTACAACGGACTAAAGCGAGCTTGGTTCGGGTTTAAAGCAGGAAGCAAAGCTGTCGATTTTAATGAAGATTCAGGTATTAATCCGATGCTGAATATGATAACTTCGCTTTATTATAAAGACAATCATTTAAAACTGTATGACAAAAACTATGTGAATATTTGGCATGAAACCGATCTGGCAAACGGATTAAATCTCCATACAGAATTGGAGTATGCCAACCGAAAACAACTTTACAACACCAATAAATTCTATTTCACAGGTCCGAAAAACAATGCCTACACTCCCAATATCCCTGCAGGAGTAAATCCCGAATTGGTTAGGGATAATAAAGCCTTAACTTTTACAGCCGAATTAGAATATACACCTCACTATCGATACACCATTAAAAAAGGTGTAAAACACATGGTCAGCTATCATTCGCAGCCAACTTTTTCCCTGCTTTACAAACAGGGAATTAAAGATGTTTTCGATTCGGAAACCGACTATTCCTTACTGGAAGCCTCGGTAAAACAAGCATTCGATGTGGGCTTTAACGATCGAATAAACTACTGCGCTAAAGCAGGAAGTTTCCTTAGCAACAAGCAAAGTTTCTTTGCTGATTACCGTCATTTTAATACAAGCAAACCAACCGTAATGTTTGCGAACAAATGGGACACTTTCCGATTGCTTGATTTTTACCAACACTCTACTACTGAAGATTATCTGGAAGCACACCTGCAATACACGTCTGATCGGTTTCTGCTGAAGCAATTGCCCATTCTGAATAATTCATTGGCCATTC